The following are encoded in a window of Ferribacterium limneticum genomic DNA:
- a CDS encoding peroxiredoxin, giving the protein MLLKVGEKAPSFSLPDADMETIDLAKFQGQKHIVIFFYPKDGTPCCTKEVTDFSDHEDEFLRQDCVLFGVSRDDCMRHAEFRDKEGIGIELLSDEEGAVCKQYGVWQAKEVDGHRKFGVCRSTFIIDRRGIIRHALYNVNYKGHALEVLRLVKELNS; this is encoded by the coding sequence CCATCATTCTCGTTGCCGGATGCCGATATGGAGACTATCGATCTGGCGAAGTTTCAGGGGCAGAAACACATCGTTATATTCTTCTACCCGAAGGATGGAACACCCTGTTGCACCAAGGAAGTTACGGATTTTTCGGATCACGAGGACGAATTTCTCCGTCAGGATTGCGTGCTATTCGGCGTCAGTCGCGACGACTGCATGAGGCATGCCGAGTTTCGCGACAAGGAAGGTATCGGCATCGAACTGCTGTCGGATGAGGAAGGCGCCGTCTGCAAGCAATACGGTGTCTGGCAGGCCAAGGAGGTGGATGGCCACCGGAAATTTGGCGTTTGCCGCTCCACCTTTATCATCGATCGTCGCGGTATCATTCGCCACGCGCTTTACAACGTCAATTACAAGGGCCATGCACTGGAAGTGCTGCGCCTGGTCAAGGAACTAAATTCATGA
- a CDS encoding FKBP-type peptidyl-prolyl cis-trans isomerase: MNTQVAKNSVITLDYHVTDPDGEVVDEGREPLIYLHGGYDDIFPLIEESLQGKKIGESVKVKLQPDEAFGEYDAEMVQIEPRKDFPKELEVGMQFEGGPEEGGEDDFVIYRVTEIADDKVVLDGNHPLAGMALIFTCTVTAIRPASAEEIEHGHVHGGDDDEEGCH, from the coding sequence ATGAACACGCAGGTTGCCAAGAATTCCGTCATTACTCTCGATTACCACGTTACCGATCCCGATGGCGAAGTGGTCGATGAAGGCCGCGAGCCGCTGATCTACCTGCATGGTGGTTACGACGACATTTTTCCGCTGATTGAGGAATCCCTGCAGGGCAAGAAAATCGGCGAGTCGGTCAAGGTCAAGCTGCAGCCGGACGAAGCCTTCGGTGAATACGATGCCGAGATGGTTCAGATCGAGCCGCGCAAGGACTTTCCGAAGGAACTCGAGGTTGGCATGCAGTTCGAAGGCGGCCCGGAAGAGGGCGGCGAGGATGACTTCGTGATCTATCGCGTCACCGAAATTGCCGACGACAAGGTCGTTCTCGATGGCAATCACCCGCTGGCAGGAATGGCCCTGATCTTCACCTGCACCGTGACGGCGATTCGCCCGGCCAGTGCAGAAGAGATCGAACACGGCCACGTGCATGGCGGCGATGACGACGAGGAAGGCTGCCACTAA
- a CDS encoding metallophosphoesterase — translation MKWALLLIGAIAQAHADVWRFAVIGDTPYSDYERAELPKMLEAIADSQVEFVAHIGDIKSGKDRCDDNLFADRHGVFNASRVPFVFVPGDNEWSDCDRVSNGSYAPVERLNKLRRLFWRDGFSLGQKKLRLERQPSNYPEHARFRLGPVLFVTLNLPGGNNNWGMTGQPSLEFMDRNPVVIDWLKENFALARRDKVAGIVLLFQADPGFTHFNQGFAHQGYRDFLEQLRHEASQFTGQVIAVHGDSHISRIDHPLRDKQGRPMSNFVRVETFGYPIMGWTRGVIDTESPALFRFETHPWPPKQP, via the coding sequence TTGAAATGGGCTCTGCTGTTGATCGGCGCGATAGCGCAGGCCCACGCCGATGTCTGGCGCTTTGCCGTCATCGGCGACACACCCTATTCCGACTACGAGCGGGCCGAACTGCCGAAAATGCTTGAGGCCATCGCCGACAGTCAGGTCGAGTTCGTCGCCCATATCGGCGACATCAAGTCCGGCAAGGATCGCTGCGACGACAACCTTTTCGCTGATCGCCATGGCGTCTTCAATGCCTCACGCGTGCCCTTTGTTTTTGTACCTGGCGACAACGAGTGGTCCGACTGTGATCGCGTCTCGAATGGCAGCTATGCCCCTGTGGAGCGCCTGAACAAGTTGCGCCGCCTGTTCTGGCGCGATGGCTTTTCACTCGGCCAGAAGAAGCTGAGGCTTGAACGCCAGCCTAGCAACTATCCGGAGCATGCCCGCTTTCGGCTTGGCCCGGTTCTATTCGTTACGCTCAATCTGCCAGGCGGCAACAACAATTGGGGGATGACCGGCCAACCGAGCCTGGAATTCATGGACCGCAATCCGGTCGTCATCGACTGGCTCAAGGAAAACTTCGCCCTCGCCCGACGCGACAAGGTGGCCGGCATCGTCCTGCTCTTCCAGGCCGACCCGGGCTTCACGCATTTCAATCAGGGCTTTGCCCATCAGGGCTACCGCGACTTTCTGGAACAGTTACGCCACGAGGCATCGCAATTCACTGGTCAGGTCATCGCCGTCCATGGCGACTCACATATAAGCCGGATAGATCATCCACTCCGGGACAAGCAAGGCCGGCCAATGAGCAATTTTGTCCGCGTGGAAACCTTCGGCTATCCCATTATGGGCTGGACACGCGGCGTCATCGACACCGAATCGCCAGCACTATTCCGTTTCGAAACCCATCCCTGGCCGCCCAAACAGCCATAA
- the mutS gene encoding DNA mismatch repair protein MutS — MTKDAAPDLSKHTPMMRQYLALKASHPNTLLFYRMGDFYELFHEDAEKAARLLDITLTTRGQSAGVPIKMCGIPFHSLEPYLARLVKLGESAVICEQIGDPATSKGPVERAVARIVTPGTLTDAALIDDKQDIWLLAVTTLRNTAGLARLNLASGEFVLLEVPADQIPAALERIRPAEILYPESWTPNFGLDVARTRQPDWYFEFDSARRLLCDQFEVASLAGFGAEGLKPAIAAAGALLQYAQATQAGKLTHLRGLTVEIEGAYLGLDLATRRNLELTETLRGQPSPTLFSLLDNCVTSMGSRLLRHTLHHPLRERDLPAARHGAVEFLLEDYGRIAGEIRRGLRGIADIERIAGRIALRNARPRDLASLRESLARLDGLRAPLAGAVSPLVGQLFGDLDTPFATLDLLIRSIGSEPAAQIRDGGVIAPGYDADLDEYRSLNDNCGAYLVDMEARERERTGISSLKVEYNKVHGFYIEVTHANTEKIPEDYRRRQTLKNAERYITPELKAFEDKALSAQERALAREKLLYEAILDELQPVIPTLQIIARAVAHLDLLAGFAETALKRNWCKPEFAEEIGLTVEGGRHPVVEGELANNAETFIANDCLLAESRRLLLITGPNMGGKSTYMRQVALIALLAHIGCYTPADRCVLGPLDRIFTRIGASDDLASGRSTFMVEMTEAAAILHHATANSLVLMDEIGRGTSTFDGMALAFAILRHLIDKNRCLTLFATHYFEMTRLSHEYTELANVHLGAVEHNDRIVFMHAVEEGPANQSYGIQVAALAGIPTAVVRAARKQLREFEQRATVDPLQPDLFAQDFSPEAPEPAEPEPHPALDHLAAIDPDSLTPREALDALYALKGLLR, encoded by the coding sequence ATGACTAAAGACGCCGCGCCCGACCTTTCCAAACACACGCCGATGATGCGCCAATATCTGGCGCTCAAGGCCAGCCACCCGAACACCTTGCTGTTCTACCGGATGGGCGACTTCTACGAGCTTTTTCATGAGGATGCGGAAAAGGCGGCGCGCCTGCTCGACATCACGCTGACCACGCGCGGCCAGTCGGCCGGCGTGCCGATCAAGATGTGCGGCATCCCCTTCCATTCGCTCGAGCCTTACCTCGCCCGCTTGGTCAAACTCGGCGAATCGGCGGTAATTTGCGAGCAGATCGGCGATCCGGCGACCAGCAAGGGGCCGGTCGAACGCGCCGTGGCGCGCATCGTGACGCCCGGCACGCTGACCGATGCGGCGCTGATCGATGACAAGCAGGACATCTGGCTGCTGGCAGTGACCACGCTGCGCAACACCGCCGGTCTGGCCCGGCTCAATCTGGCCAGCGGCGAGTTCGTGTTGCTCGAAGTTCCGGCCGACCAGATTCCGGCGGCGCTGGAGCGCATCCGCCCAGCCGAAATCCTCTACCCGGAAAGCTGGACGCCCAATTTCGGCCTCGACGTCGCCCGCACCCGGCAGCCGGACTGGTATTTCGAATTCGACTCGGCCCGCCGCCTGCTCTGCGACCAGTTTGAAGTCGCTTCGCTGGCCGGCTTCGGTGCGGAAGGACTTAAGCCAGCCATCGCCGCTGCCGGTGCCCTGCTCCAGTACGCCCAGGCGACACAGGCCGGGAAATTGACCCATCTGCGCGGGTTGACTGTGGAAATCGAAGGCGCCTACCTCGGCCTCGATCTCGCCACGCGGCGCAATCTGGAATTGACAGAGACCCTGCGCGGCCAACCCTCGCCGACGCTGTTCTCGCTGCTCGACAACTGCGTGACGAGCATGGGCTCGCGCCTGCTCCGTCACACGCTGCATCACCCGCTGCGCGAACGCGATCTTCCCGCCGCTCGCCACGGCGCCGTCGAATTCCTGCTTGAGGATTACGGCCGCATCGCCGGTGAAATCCGCCGCGGCCTGCGCGGCATAGCCGATATCGAACGTATCGCCGGCCGCATCGCGCTGCGCAACGCCCGGCCGCGCGATCTGGCCAGCCTGCGCGAATCGCTGGCCCGCCTCGATGGCCTGCGTGCGCCGCTGGCCGGCGCTGTCTCGCCGCTGGTTGGGCAGCTGTTCGGCGATCTCGACACACCGTTCGCCACGCTTGATCTGCTGATCCGTTCCATCGGCAGCGAACCGGCCGCCCAGATCCGCGACGGCGGCGTCATTGCGCCGGGCTACGACGCCGACCTCGACGAATACCGCTCGCTCAACGACAACTGCGGCGCCTACCTGGTCGATATGGAAGCCCGCGAACGCGAGCGGACCGGCATCAGCAGCCTCAAGGTCGAATACAACAAGGTGCATGGCTTCTACATCGAAGTCACCCACGCCAACACCGAGAAGATCCCGGAAGACTACCGCCGCCGGCAAACGCTGAAGAACGCCGAACGCTACATCACGCCGGAACTCAAGGCTTTCGAGGACAAGGCCCTGTCAGCGCAGGAACGCGCGCTGGCCCGCGAAAAGCTGCTTTACGAAGCCATTCTCGACGAGTTGCAGCCAGTCATACCGACCCTGCAAATCATCGCCCGCGCCGTCGCCCACCTCGATCTGCTGGCCGGCTTCGCTGAAACCGCGCTCAAGCGCAACTGGTGCAAGCCCGAATTTGCCGAAGAAATCGGGTTGACCGTGGAAGGCGGCCGCCATCCGGTGGTCGAGGGCGAACTGGCCAACAATGCCGAAACCTTCATCGCCAACGACTGCCTGCTCGCCGAAAGCCGCCGCCTGCTGCTCATCACCGGCCCGAACATGGGCGGTAAATCGACTTACATGCGGCAGGTCGCGCTGATCGCCCTGCTCGCCCACATCGGCTGTTACACGCCGGCCGACCGCTGCGTGCTCGGCCCGCTCGACCGCATCTTCACCCGCATCGGCGCCTCCGACGATCTTGCCTCCGGCCGGTCGACCTTCATGGTCGAAATGACTGAAGCCGCCGCCATCCTGCACCATGCCACGGCCAACAGCCTTGTGCTGATGGACGAAATCGGCCGCGGCACCTCGACCTTCGACGGCATGGCGCTGGCCTTCGCCATCCTGCGTCACCTGATCGACAAGAACCGCTGCCTGACACTGTTCGCCACCCACTACTTCGAGATGACCCGGCTGTCGCACGAATATACCGAACTGGCCAACGTCCATCTTGGCGCCGTCGAGCACAACGACCGCATCGTCTTCATGCACGCAGTTGAAGAAGGCCCGGCCAACCAGAGCTACGGGATTCAGGTCGCCGCGCTGGCCGGCATCCCGACCGCAGTCGTTCGCGCCGCCCGCAAGCAGCTCCGCGAATTCGAGCAACGCGCCACGGTCGATCCGCTGCAACCTGACCTTTTTGCCCAGGATTTTTCGCCAGAAGCGCCCGAGCCAGCCGAACCGGAGCCGCACCCGGCCCTCGACCACTTGGCCGCCATCGACCCGGACAGTCTGACGCCCCGTGAAGCCCTCGATGCGCTCTATGCCCTGAAGGGTTTGCTCCGTTGA
- the queF gene encoding NADPH-dependent 7-cyano-7-deazaguanine reductase QueF (Catalyzes the NADPH-dependent reduction of 7-cyano-7-deazaguanine (preQ0) to 7-aminomethyl-7-deazaguanine (preQ1) in queuosine biosynthesis) has protein sequence MNSSINPNDPSSNSPLGKATEYQSHYAPELLYPIPRQLKRSELGIADGAQPFVGEDLWNAYELSWLNPKGKPVVAVGTFRVPADSPNLIESKSFKLYLNSFNQSTFADVETVSQTLARDLSAAAGKPLGVTLEPLADRPQAVIGIPEGICLDDLDIACDSYQPAPELLTTQAGEAVEETLFSHLLKSNCLVTGQPDWAMVVIRYRGQPIDRAGLLRYIVSFRNHNEFHEQCVERIFTDIQKHCAPEALAVHARYTRRGGLDINPFRSTGDCYGRPENTREIRQ, from the coding sequence ATGAATTCATCGATCAATCCTAACGACCCAAGCAGCAATTCGCCCTTGGGCAAGGCCACGGAATACCAGAGCCACTACGCACCCGAGTTGCTCTACCCCATTCCGCGCCAACTCAAGCGCAGCGAACTCGGCATTGCCGATGGTGCCCAGCCCTTTGTTGGCGAGGATTTGTGGAATGCCTATGAACTGTCATGGCTCAACCCGAAGGGCAAACCGGTGGTTGCCGTCGGCACCTTCCGCGTGCCGGCCGACAGTCCTAACCTGATCGAATCCAAGTCCTTCAAGCTCTACCTTAATTCCTTCAACCAAAGCACTTTCGCCGACGTTGAAACCGTCTCGCAGACGCTAGCACGCGACCTCTCGGCCGCCGCCGGCAAGCCGCTTGGCGTCACGCTCGAACCGCTCGCCGACCGCCCGCAAGCCGTGATCGGCATCCCGGAAGGAATCTGTCTCGACGATCTGGATATTGCCTGCGACAGCTACCAACCGGCCCCCGAACTGCTGACTACGCAAGCCGGCGAAGCCGTTGAAGAAACGCTGTTCTCCCACCTGCTCAAATCGAACTGTCTGGTTACCGGTCAGCCGGACTGGGCCATGGTCGTCATCCGCTACCGCGGCCAGCCCATAGACCGGGCCGGGCTGCTGCGCTACATCGTTTCGTTCCGCAACCACAACGAATTCCACGAACAGTGCGTCGAACGGATATTCACCGACATCCAGAAGCATTGCGCGCCCGAGGCGCTGGCCGTCCACGCCCGCTACACGCGGCGCGGCGGCCTCGACATCAACCCCTTCCGCAGTACTGGGGATTGCTACGGTCGACCGGAAAATACCCGCGAAATCCGCCAGTAA